The Bdellovibrio bacteriovorus W nucleotide sequence GCCTTGAAGTTGAAGAAATCGTCAATCGCGCTAAAGATTTTAATCATGTGGTGATTGGTCATATCCTAGAAAAAGACAAACATCCTAATGCTGATAAACTAAGTTTGTGCCGAGTTTCAACAGGGGATGTGGTTCATCAAATCGTCTGTGGAGCGCAAAACCACAAGGCAGGGGATCGCGTGATCGTCGCTCTTCCAGGAGCGGTATTGCCAGGGAATTTTGCTATTAAAAAGTCAGCGGTGCGTGGTGTGGATTCAGCGGGAATGCTTTGCTCTTTAAAAGAGTTAGGCCTTGCCACAGAGTCAGAAGGCATTGCTATTTTGCCGGCCGATGCTCCCGTTGGTAAGTCTTACGCTGAGTACGGTGGTTACGACGATATCACTTTTGAACTTAAAGTGACTCCGAACCGCGCGGATTGTCTCAGTCATTTCGGCTTAGCGCGCGAGGTGGCTTGTCTGTTTGGTAAAGAGTTAAAAGAGCCCCAAGGTCAAACTGAGTTCGCGGCAGGTTCTACAAAATCTCAAATCGCACTTGAAGTGAAAGCTTCAGATCTTTGTCCACGTTACACGGGAAGATATTTGAAAGGTGTGAAAGTGGGCCCTTCTCCAGAGTGGCTTCGTCAGCGCCTAGAGTCTGTGGGGCTAAACTCGATCAACAACATCGTCGACGTTACAAATTATGTGATGATGGAATTGGGTCAGCCTCTTCATGCGTTCGATGCTTCTCAGGTAAAAGGCAAAAAGATCGTCGTCGATCGCGCTCAAGCGGGAGAGAAATTCATCACTCTTGATGGGACAGAAATGTCTTTGAAAGGTGAAGAATTGTCGATTCGTGACACTGAAAGAGCTGTTTGCTTGGCGGGAGTTGTAGGTGGTCAAAATTCTGGCGTCAGTGAGACGACAACAGATATTTTCCTAGAGGCGGCTTACTTCTTGCCGATGGCTGTACGTAAAACTTCTCGTTCTTTAGGGATTGATACAGATTCTTCTTATAGATTCTCTCGCGGTGTAGACCCAGATGGTGTTCTTCGCGGACTCAATCGTGCGACGAAGTTAATTCTTGAAGTGGGTGGTGGAGAGGCTTTTGGTGAGCACCATGACTTCTATCCAAACCCAGTGGTAAAATCGGCAGTCGAAACTTCTGTAGCGACTGTGAGCACTCGTTTAGGTTATGAGGCCGAAGAGGCTAAGTTTTTAGACTTTATGAAGCGTCTTGGTTGTCAGGTGACTAAAAAAGGAAACGGCTACAGCGTCCTTCCTCCGACATTCCGCTTCGATCTAGAACAAGAGATGGATTTAGTAGAAGAATATGCACGCTTGAATGGCTATGAGCATATCCCTGAAGCTATTCCGGCTTTGGCTGCGGAGCCATCCGTTCAAGATAAAGCTTTTATGTTGAATCAAAAGGTCAATGAGATCATGCGCGGTGAAGGCTTTCATCAAGCTGTGAACTTTGCGTTTGTGGGATCTAAAGCCGAGAAGAAATTCTTGGGTGATTTTGCCAAGCTTCGTGCAACGGGGATCGCGGCAACTGATAAAGAGATCCGTCTTCTAAATCCTTTGAATGAAGAGATGGACGTCATGCGTTCTTCTTTGAGCTTTGGATTATTTAAGAATCTTCATTCCAATTTCCATTCTGGTAATCATGCCGGCAAAATTTTTGAAATGGGTTCTGCGTTCTCTTGTGGGGACGAAGGGCAATACATAGAAACAGCTCGTTTAGGGCTTGTGATGTGGGGACGCTCTGAAAATCTTTGGTCAAAGGCTTTAGATTATCCAGTGGTGTTTGAGTTAAAGGCGGCTATTGAGTCCCTCATGAAGTTCTTGAACATTTCTTCTTACACATGGGTGACTTTAGAGAATAAGTCCGAAGTGCCAGATTTCCTTCATCAAGGGCAATTTGCTCAACTATTGGTTGAAGGTAAAAAGGTGGGTTTCATCGGAACTGTTCATCCTTTGATTTTAGATGACGAAAAGATCCGTGTTCCAGCAGCACTGGCTGAATTGGATATGGAAATGCTCTATAAGGGGCAACCTCGTCCTTACAGAGTTCAATCTGTTTCTAAGTTCCCAGTGGTTGAGAGAGATTTCTCATTCGTGATGCCGAAGACACTCAAAGTGGGCGATGTTCTGAAGGACGTTCGCAAAGCGGGTGGCGCGGTTGTTGTGAATGCAGAGGTTTTTGACGTCTACGAAGGTGATAAAATGGAGGCGGGTAAGAAGTCCGTAGCTATTCGTGTCTACCTTCAGGATAAGAATGCCACACTGCAAGAAGCGCAGATTACAGAGGTAACAACGAAGGTGTTGGACTCATTGAAGAAGAATTTT carries:
- a CDS encoding phenylalanyl-tRNA synthetase beta chain (COG0073 EMAP domain) — protein: MKISLKWLQDYVDVTEFFANPDTLAEALTRAGLEVEEIVNRAKDFNHVVIGHILEKDKHPNADKLSLCRVSTGDVVHQIVCGAQNHKAGDRVIVALPGAVLPGNFAIKKSAVRGVDSAGMLCSLKELGLATESEGIAILPADAPVGKSYAEYGGYDDITFELKVTPNRADCLSHFGLAREVACLFGKELKEPQGQTEFAAGSTKSQIALEVKASDLCPRYTGRYLKGVKVGPSPEWLRQRLESVGLNSINNIVDVTNYVMMELGQPLHAFDASQVKGKKIVVDRAQAGEKFITLDGTEMSLKGEELSIRDTERAVCLAGVVGGQNSGVSETTTDIFLEAAYFLPMAVRKTSRSLGIDTDSSYRFSRGVDPDGVLRGLNRATKLILEVGGGEAFGEHHDFYPNPVVKSAVETSVATVSTRLGYEAEEAKFLDFMKRLGCQVTKKGNGYSVLPPTFRFDLEQEMDLVEEYARLNGYEHIPEAIPALAAEPSVQDKAFMLNQKVNEIMRGEGFHQAVNFAFVGSKAEKKFLGDFAKLRATGIAATDKEIRLLNPLNEEMDVMRSSLSFGLFKNLHSNFHSGNHAGKIFEMGSAFSCGDEGQYIETARLGLVMWGRSENLWSKALDYPVVFELKAAIESLMKFLNISSYTWVTLENKSEVPDFLHQGQFAQLLVEGKKVGFIGTVHPLILDDEKIRVPAALAELDMEMLYKGQPRPYRVQSVSKFPVVERDFSFVMPKTLKVGDVLKDVRKAGGAVVVNAEVFDVYEGDKMEAGKKSVAIRVYLQDKNATLQEAQITEVTTKVLDSLKKNFDLSVR